The Flavobacterium psychrotrophum region ATTCTTCAAATGCTTCCTTAATTTCAGGATACAATTTATCAGAGTCATGCTCACTGGTAGGGGTGTTATCGTAGCCATTTAAATAAGCGTCTTGATATAGCTTATACCATCCGGTACCTTTTTCTATCAGGTTACTTTCAGGATAATTCAACGTAAAGTTTTCCCAGTTTATCAACCTTTTCCCCAAGTCCTGCCAGGAGATATTAATGGCTGCATCAGCCTGATAAAGAGTTTTGTCGTCTTCGGCAAGAATATCAATGTAAGCCTTATAATCTTTAGTTACTTTATCCGAAAAGATGTTTTTGTAATAATCAGGTACTGTACGCACTTCTGCCACACCCTCACCAATCTCCCAAATTTCAAGCCCGGTTTTTTCCAGTATACTGCTCTTGATTTTTACTTCTTGATCTGGCTTGTCGTTATTAGTGCCCGAAAAATGCGTGTAGTATTCATCAAGCAGGTTTGCTTCCTTTTCGCTGATTTTACCTATAAGCTCATTGTTCTCAATGATAAGCTTGTCATACAGGGTGTTAGCTTGCTGAGGCGTTGCTGTATTTACCTGAATTTTAATTTTATCATTTGCTTCTTTAAATTGTGCAACTGATTTTTCAAGCCATTCAATATCAAAATCCTGTCTTTTTATAGACGTTGTGTCCTGTGTAGTTTGTTCTTCTACAACAGATATAGTAGTATTATCGGTATCTTTTTTACACGAAAGAAAGCATAATGCAATTATAAAATAAAAATAACGCATGGGCTAAAGTATTTAAATTAGATGTTATAAAATGCCCCTGGCCTTTATTTCCAAGTATTTGTTTATACTATCTATGGTAAGATTTTCGGGCTTTGTAAGCAAAGAGTATATACCGTATTTTTTAAGTTCGTTTACAATAAGGCGCTTTTCAAAAACAAACTTTTCTGCAATAACCTGGTCATAAATTTCCTGTACTTTACCTGCCTTTTTGTTTATCAGTGCGTCAAGTTCTACATTCTCAAAAAACACGACAACCAACAGATGGTTTTTAGCAAGCCCTTTTAAATAGGGAAGCTGTCTTTTGAGTCCGTCCAGCGTTTCAAAATTGGTATACAATATCATAAGGCTACGCTGCGTAATGCTTCGTTTAACTTCGCCATACAACCTGCCAAAATCGCTCTCAAAAAAATTGGTGTTTACATTATACAGGTTTTCCTGTATTTTTTGCATCTGTCCCTGGCGCCTGTCTGCGGGGGCAAAATTTTCTACCTGCCTGCTAAAGGTAAGCATGCCTGCCTTATCCTGTTTTTTAATGATAACGCTGCTAAGTACCAGTGCTGAGTTTATGGCATAATCTAAAAGGCTAAGGCCGTTAAAAGGCATTTTCATTACCCGGCCGGTGTCTATGGCAACATAAACGCTTTGCGAACGCTCATCCTGAAACTGGTTTACCATTAGTTGGTTCTTCTTGGCCGTGGCCTTCCAGTTTATGGTGCGTATGTCGTCTCCGGAAACATATTCTTTTATCTGCTCAAACTCCATGGTATGCCCCAGGCGGCGTATTTTTTTAATGCCGTATTCAAACAACTGGTTACTAAAAGCCATAAGGCTGTATTTATTAAGCTGCTGGTACGATGGGTAGGTAGGCACCATTTGGCCTTGGCCAAAAGTAAAACGCCTTGCTACGAGCCTTAGCGGGCTGGATACATATACATTTAGCTTGCCAAAATGATATTCGCCGCGCTGCGTAGGGCGCAGAAAGAACCCAAAGGCAATTGTTTCGCCCGATGGCACATTTCTGAACACCTTAAAGTCGCGCACCTGAAACTGAAAAGGCAGTTCGTCTATAACCTTAACCCTTGCCGGAAAGTTGTAGCCATTTTCAAGATTTACGGTTACCTGGTTCTCATCGCCGTTACTAAACTTTTCGGGCGTGGTACGCCAGGCTGTAAAGCGGTGGTTGCTTACAAATACCAAAATAAAATCGATAAACAGTAACCCAAAGAAAAGGTAGGTAAGTATCCAGGTGGCATTGTATAACAACGGGAAAAGATAGGCCAATAAAAACAGTGCCAGTATACCCATAAAAAGGTAAAAGGCAAAATTGTTTATATAGATGCTTTTAAGCCACTTCATTAACGCGGAATTTCTACGGTATCAATAATCTGTTTGATGATCTGGTCGCCGGTAAGGCCCTCCATTTCGCGCTCCGGGGCTACAACCACGCGGTGGCGCAGTACCGGTATGGCGGCATCTTTAATATCATCAGGTGTTACAAAATCGCGCGCCCTTAAGGCAGCAAAGCCTTTGGCAGCATTAAGGATGGCTATAGAGGCACGCGGCGATGCCCCAAGATACAAAAATGCATTCTCGCGGGTATTGCTTACTATCTT contains the following coding sequences:
- a CDS encoding DUF58 domain-containing protein; this translates as MKWLKSIYINNFAFYLFMGILALFLLAYLFPLLYNATWILTYLFFGLLFIDFILVFVSNHRFTAWRTTPEKFSNGDENQVTVNLENGYNFPARVKVIDELPFQFQVRDFKVFRNVPSGETIAFGFFLRPTQRGEYHFGKLNVYVSSPLRLVARRFTFGQGQMVPTYPSYQQLNKYSLMAFSNQLFEYGIKKIRRLGHTMEFEQIKEYVSGDDIRTINWKATAKKNQLMVNQFQDERSQSVYVAIDTGRVMKMPFNGLSLLDYAINSALVLSSVIIKKQDKAGMLTFSRQVENFAPADRRQGQMQKIQENLYNVNTNFFESDFGRLYGEVKRSITQRSLMILYTNFETLDGLKRQLPYLKGLAKNHLLVVVFFENVELDALINKKAGKVQEIYDQVIAEKFVFEKRLIVNELKKYGIYSLLTKPENLTIDSINKYLEIKARGIL